CCACGTGGACCGTCTGCTCACGAATCTGGCCACGCTGACCGGCCGCGACACCGAGACCTACATCTCGGTGCACACCGGGTTGCGGGCACGGCTCGCGCACGACCAGCGCCGGCTGTCCTGATCGGACACCTGACACGAGATCGGAAAGCATGATCATCAGCTGGTGCGGATGTGGAACGACCCCAAGGCGAAGAAGCAGCGTGAGAAGACCGTGAAGAAGGCGGCGAAGAGCGCGCAGAAGGCTCTACGCGATCTTCGCAGCTAGCCCAGGCCCGAAGGTCGGGGCGCGAGTTCAGCGGGGCGTCGGGATATTCCCGGTGTCCCGCTTCTCGCTGTCCACCCCGGCATCGCCTAGGTCGGTGGAGACGGCGGACGCGACTGCGACTCCTCGCTGCTCCGCCTCCAGGCGCTCCGCCTCCTCGCCGCTGATGGCCTCGCCTCGGGCGACGAGTCCTGCCTGGTCCGACAACGGGATCTGCTTGAGGAACAGCGACAGCACGAAGGCCAGCACGATGAACGGCACGAGGTACCAGAACACTGGTGCCAGTGCGTCGGCGTAGGCGGTCACGATGCCCTCGCGCACCTCCTCGGGAAGCGAGCTGAGAGTCGAGGGGTCGATCGTCGAGGCGGCCTGAGACGCGGCATCCGGCGAGGCTCCGGCACCCGCGAACACGCCGAGCAGATTCTCGGTCAGTCGCGTCGTGAAGATCGTGCCGAACACAGCGGTGCCGAGCGAGGCGCCCACCTCGCGGAAGTAGTTGTTCGTGCTGGTCGCGGTGCCGATCTCGTCGGATGGAACCGCGTTCTGCACGACCAGCACCACGACCTGCATGATCAGGCCGAGTCCCGAACCGAACACGAACAGGAAGACGCAGATCAGCCAGATCGGGGTCGCCGCAGAGAGCGTGGTCATGCAGACCATCGCGATGCCGGTGAGGATCGTGCCGACGATCGGGTAGATCTTGTACTTCCCGGTCTTCGAGATCGCGATCCCCGAGAAGATCGAGGTGCCGATCAGGCCCACCATCATCGGGATCATCAGCAGACCGGATGCGGCGGCCGAGGTGCCGGACGACATCTGTAGGAAGGTCGGCACGAACCCGATCGCCGCGAACATGCCGATGCCGAGCACGAGTCCGATGGCCGTGGCGTTGATGAAGATCGGGTTCCGGAACAGGCTGAGCGGAATGATCGGATCCTGCACACGCGACTCCGTGATGATGAAGGCGGTCGCGGCGACGACAAGTCCGGCGCCCCATGCCCAGGTGGCGAGCGAATCCCAACCGAACTCCTTGTCGCCACCGAAGTCGGTGAAGAAGATGAGGCAGGTCGTGGCGATCGACAGGAAGATCACGCCGAAGATGTCGATCGGCTTCTGGGCCTTCTTGCTCGGCAGCTTCAACGCGACCATCGCGATGATGAACGCGGCGATGCCGACCGGGATGTTGATGTAGAACGCCCACTGCCATGTCAGATGGTCGACGAAGAAGCCGCCGAGCAGCGGACCGGCGACGGCGGAGAGGCCGAAGACAGCGCCGAGGGGACCCATGTACTTGCCGCGCTCGTTGGCCGGGACGATGTCGGCGATGATCGCCTGGGACAGGATCATCAGACCGCCGCCGCCGAGGCCCTGCAGTGCGCGGAAGACGACGAACATCCAGAAGTCGGTCGCGAACGCGCAACCGACCGATGCCAGGGTGAACAGCGCGATCGCGATCAGGAAGAGGTTCCGGCGACCGAGCACATCGCCGAACTTGCCGTAGATGGGCATCACGATCGTGGTGGCGAGCAGGTAGGCGGTGGTGATCCACACCTGGTGGTCGACCCCGCCGAGCTGACCGACGATGGTCGGCATCGCGGTCGACACGATGGTCTGGTCGAGACTCGAGAGCAGCATGCCGGCGATCAGGGCGCTGAAGATGATCCAGATGCGGCGCTTGGTGAGCAGGAAGGGAGCATCCTTCGTGGCTGTGGCGGACATTCAGTGGTCTTTCTGTGACGGTGCGTAGGCGGAGCGGGCGACCTCGAGTCGCCGGGCGAGGAGGTTCCCGAAGGGCTCGGAGGACTGGTGGTGCAGGAGCTGGTCCATACAGAGACGGACAAGGGCGCCGACGGTGTGCACGACGACCTCGGCCCGCAGCGGCACATCGGGGGTGGCGCCTTCCCGATCGACGATCAAGGCCATGTCGCGCCGCTCATTCTTGGCGATCTGGTCGAAGACGGCCTTGAGGAGGCGTGGTTCCTGCTCGATCACCGCGAAGAGGGCGGGGGCGTCGTCCAGTGGATTGAAGAGGTCGAACCGACCGATCGTGAGTTCGATGAAATCGTCGAGCAGGTCTCCGCCCTGCGCGCAGAACGCCGCTTCGAGCTGCTCCTGACGAGAGTCGATCACGGCGAACCCGAAGACCGCGTTCTCCTTGCTCTCGAAGTAGTTGAAGAAGGTGCGGCGGGATACACCGACCTCGGCGCACAACTCCTCGATCGTGAACCCGGCGAAGCCGTTCTCCGAAGTCATCCGGCGCGCGATGTCGGTGAGGGATCGGGACGTCTCTCGCTTGCGCTGCTCACGCAAGGAATCTGCACTGTCGCTCATGGAGTGCAATTATGCACTCTCAACCTCTGAGTGCACTGTGAGTCGATCGTCCCGAATCTGACAGGCATCGAGAAAAAGTCGAACTGATTTGTGACGTTCTCGCATCCGCATCCGTCTTAGTGGTGTCGATGAAGAACACACCGCACTCCGAGTCGGGGGCGGGACATGGATCAAGGAGCTCAGGATGGCCACCACGGCGAACAGTACTCAGGTAGCGGCAGCGGCGCCCGCACAGGTTCCCGCGACGGGGAAGACGACGATCGAAGACGGCGTCGTCGCCAAGATCGCCGGCATCGCTGCTCGCGAGGTCGCCGGCGTGTACGCGCTCGGCGGAGGAGCGGCCCGCGTGGTGGGCGCCATCCGAGACGCGCTGAACACCACGGATCTCTCGCAGGGCATCACCGTCGAGGTCGGCGAGACTCAGGTTGCCGTCGATGTGACGATCGTGGCCGAGTACCCCGTGTCGCTGCAGAAGGTCGCCGACGATGTGCGAGCGGCCATCCACCGCGTGATGGTGGAGCTCGTCGGGATGGATGTCGTCGAGATCAACGTGACCATCAACGACGTCCACATCCCGGCGGACGACGCAGACGCCGCGCCGGCCACACGCGTCTGACCCGCGGGCGCCGACAACAGTCTTCCCGCGGCACGACCGCGGGGAAGTATTCGGGCCCGAGATCCGGGTCTCGAACGGAGGAAGGAAGAAACCATGAGCGCTGAAGACAAGATCAAGGCCGCTGCAGAGAAGATCTCCGGAAAGGCCAAGGAGGTCGTCGGCAACGTCACCAACGACGACAAGCTCGTCGCCGAGGGCAAGGCCGAGCAGGCCAAGGGCAACGTCCGTGATGCTGCCGAGAACGTGAAGGACGCGTTCAAGAAGTAGCGGACCTCTGGGGAGGGGAACTGTGCACCCCTCCCCATCCACCCTCGAAAGGACACAGCCATGGGCTTCTTCGCCTTCCTCATTCTCGGACTCCTCGCCGGCGCGATCGCGAAACTGATCCTCCCCGGCAAACAGCGTGGCGGCTGGTTCGTCACCCTTCTCCTCGGCGTTGTGGGAGCGATGCTCGGAGGCTGGCTCGGCGGACTTCTGTTCAACGTCGGCCTCGACTCCTTCTTCTCCCTGACCACCTGGGTCCTGGCCATCGGCGGCTCACTCGTGGTACTGCTCGTCTACGGTGTGATCACCGGCCGTCGCTCTCGAGCGTGAGAAAGCGCACGCAATGGAGCGGCATCCAGGTGATTTCGGGTCGAGGACTCGATCCGAAATCACCGCCGCTCCGAATCTCCTCAGGGATCAGAACGAGGGAGTGAGTAGATGGTTGGGGAACGCTTTCACAGCGCGTTGGAGGAGGCGAACGACGGAATCATCGCCGGCCGCGCCATCGACGGTGACGTCGCCGCCTTCGCCGTACTCGTCCGTCGGTACACGCCGATGATGCGCGCCTACACGCAGCGGATGCTGAATGCCTCGGCTGACGTCGACGACATCGTGCAGGAGGCCTTCGTGACCGCCTGGCAACGATTCTCCGAGCTCGAGGATCCGTCGAAGGTCAAAAGCTGGCTGATGCGGATCGTGAGTCGGAAGGCCGTGGATCGCATCCGGAGCCTGCGTCCGATCGTCGATGTCGACGACGTCGATCAGGAGGCTCCATCGCACGCCTCGCCTCCGCGCGTGGCAGAAGCCCGAGCAGGTGTCGCCGAACTCGGCGCCGCGCTCCGCGAGCTGCCCGATGCGCAGCGGGAGTGCTGGGTGCTGCGTGAGATCGGCGGCTACTCCTACGACGAGATCTCGGACGAGCTCGGCATCTCCGCGAGTACCGCGCGCGGCCTCCTGGCCCGTGCGCGGAAATACATGATCGTACGGATGGAGGAGTGGCGATGACCGACGACCACGACAACCCTGAGCTGCGTCGACTCGGCCTGGAGCCGACCGACCTCGACGGCCACACCCTCGAAGAGCTGTCCGACTATCTGGACGCGGCACGACAGCCGGCCGATCCGTCGATCGACGAGTCCCCTGGATGCCAGTTGGCGCTGGACGCTCTCGAGAGACTGCAGGGGCTCGGCGGGCAGCTGATCGACGCCGATGCTGCGGAGTCTCCGGATGTCGACGCGAGCTGGGTCGACCGCATCCTCAGCGGCATCGCCCTGGACGCGCGCGCGGGACGCCGGATTCCCTTCGACGTGCCGGATCCTTCGGTCGACCTCGGAATCACCGAGGGGGCCGTGCGTGGGCTGATCCGCTCGGCGGAGAATGCGGTTCCCGGCGTGCTCGTCGGTCGCTGCCGCCTGGAGGGCGACGTGACGCAGCCCGGTGCGCCGATCCGCATCGACATCGAGGCCAGCGCGCGATTCGGCGAGTCGATTCCTCGCATGGTGGATCGACTGCGGTCTGAGACCGAGCAACGGTTGCGCACGCACACCGAGCTCAACATCGTTGCCATCGACGTGACGATCCGAGACGTCTATGACGTGTCCGCGTGGGCGGAGAGGAGCCGATGATGGCCGAACAGGCGGGACTCGCCACCGAGATCGACGCGGCCGTGCGGGCGACGCCGGGCGTGAGCAGCATCTACCGCTCCGGATCGTTGATCTCGAATCTGGTGGGAGCAGGGGCGGCAGCGCTCGGCGTCACCGGCCAGGATGAACCGCTCGTCTCCGTGGTCGACGGGGATGACGGCCTGCGGATCGAGGCATCCGTCGGCGTGGACTTCGCCGCCAGTGCTCTGGACACTCTCACGGCGGCCCGCGCCGCGATCGCGGCGGTACTCGCCGATCGCGGACTGCGTGCCGCCGGAATCACACTCACCATCGTCTACGTGCATTCGCGCGAGGCGTCTTGAGCTACGGCCGGCCCCGGTCGTAGGAGAAGCGCCGCTCCCCCCCTCCGTGAGCGGCGCTTCTCGACATCTGCGCGTGCCGATCAGGCGATTGCGCGCAGTCCCTCGACCAGGGGAGTGGTCGGGCGTCCGATCAGACGTGCGAGCGTGCCGTCGGTGTCTCCGAGGGCGCCACCGCGGATGCCGGCATCCAGCGCGACGACGAACCCGACGGTCCCCGCATCGAGTCCCGCGGCGGTGAGTGCTGCGGTCTGCTCTTCGGCGGTGAGCGGGTGGTACTCGACCGGGCGACCGGTGACCTCCGCGATGGCCGACGCCAGGTCGCTGTAGTTCCAGGCGACATCACCGCCGAGTTCGTAGGCCTGGCCGAGGTGGCCGTCCTCGAGCAGCACGACCGCGACGGCCTCGGCGAAGTCCTTGCGGCTGGCCGATGCGACACGTCCGTCTCCGACACCCGCCGCGAGCACGCCCGTCTCCGCAGCGCGGGCGAGGTCGGCGGCGTAGTTCTCGGTGTACCAGTTGTTGCGCAGGATCACGGCGGGGAGTCCTGCAGCTGCGATGAGCTCCTCCGTCGCCTTGTGCTCCGGAGCGAGCACGAGGTCGCTCGTCGGTGCCTTCGGTGCGCTGGTGTAGACGAACTTCGTGATGCCGGCGGCCTTGGCGGCGTTGATGACCGCCTCGTGCTGTGCGACGCGGCGGCCGACCTCGGAGCCCGAGACGAGCGCGACGGCGTCGACGCCATCGAGAGCGGCGGTGATGGTCGCAGGCTGGTCGTAGTCGACGACGGCGACGCGCACGCCGAGGGCGCTGAGGTCTGCGGCCTTCGCGACGTCGCGGACTCCCGCGACGATCGACTGCGGAGCCGCGCCGCGCTCGAGCAGGCTGGCGATGATGAGGCGGCCGAGGTTGCCCGTGGCGCCGGTGACGAGGATGGTCATGGGAGTCCTTTCGTAAGTGACATCTCCCACAACCCGCGTCGCTCGGCAAACCTTCCGATCCGAGGGTACCCACTTTGAAGTAAGGTACCTACATGACAGTGAGTTTTGCGCAGATAAAGGAAACCGCGCCGATGCTCTTCGAACAGGGCTGCGGCACTCGGGTGATCCTCGACCACATCATGAGCAAGTGGGGCGTGCTCGTGCTGTCCTCGCTGTCCGACGGCACCCGCCGTTGGGGCGCTCTGCGCCGAGAGGTCGACGGCATCAGCGAGAAGATGCTGGCCTCCACGCTGCGCACACTGACCGACGACGGACTGGTGCATCGGGAGTCCTTCCCGAGCGTGCCCCCGCACGTGGAGTACAGCCTGACTCCGCTCGGTCGAGACCTGATGGAGCGGATGCTCCCGCTCGTCGAGTGGGTCGCCGACAATGCCGACGGGATGCTCCGCCGCACGCCCTGACCCCTTGACCGCGCCTCGCTCGCGGCCCTATGTTCACACCATGTCGACAACGCCAATCCGCCTGGAACGACCCGAAGGCAAAGGACTGGCCACCGGCACACTGGGGCTCTGGGGATCCACCGTCATCGGACTGGCATCCACGGCTCCCGTGTACTCGCTGGTCGCCTCGCTCGGGTTCGTGGTCATCGCCGTCGGCGCGCAGGCGCCGATCGCGTTCGTCATCGCCTTCGTGCCGATGCTGCTCATCGCCTTCGCCTACCGAGAGCTCAACAACGCGGTGCCGGACTGCGGTACCACCTTCACCTGGGGCACCAAGGCTTTCGGCCCCTGGGTCGGCTGGATGGGCGGGTGGGGTGTCGCCGTCGCCGGAATGGTCGTGCTTGCGAACCTCGCGCAGATCGCCTCGGTCTACTTCTGGTCACTGATCGGTCAGGATCTCGAGAACAACGACTGGCGCGTCGTCGTGCTCGCCGTCGCCTTCATCGCCGCCATGACGTGGGTCAGCTGGCGCGGGGTGGAGATCGGCGAGCGCATCCAGAACATCCTGCTCGGCATCCAGTACCTCGCCCTGGCGATCTTCGTGGTGACCGCGCTCTGGCAGTTCTTCGCAGGCTCCGCGCCCGGCGCGACCGCGTTCGACTGGGAGTGGATGAACCCGTTCGCCTTCACCGACTGGTCGGGCTTCACCGAGGCGATCCTGCTGGCCCTCTTCATCTACTGGGGCTGGGACACCTGCTTGGCGCTGAACGAGGAGACCAAGGATCCGAAGCGCATCCCCGGTCGCGCAGCGCTGCTGACCACCGTCATCCTCCTCTTCACGTACGTCACGGTCACGATCGCGGCGATGATGTATGCGGGTCTCGGTGAGACCGGAACGGGCCTGGGCAACGAGGCCAACGCCGACGACTTCTTCCTCGCGATCAAGGACGGCCTGCTCGGGCCCTTCGGCTGGGTGCTGGTGGTCGCGGTGATCATCTCGGCGATCTCGTCGACCCAGACCACGATCCTGCCGACGGCGCGGGGCACCCTCGCGATGGGGGTCTACCGTGCGCTCCCCGCGAAGTTCAAGGACGTCCACCCCACCTACAAGACCCCGTCGTTCTCGACGATCGTGATGGGCGTCGTGGCTTCGGTGTACTACGTCGGCATGACCCTGATCAGTGACAACATCCTGCAGGACTCGATCCTGTCGCTGGGCCTCGCCATCGCGTTCTACTACGCCATCACCGGCTTCGCGTGCGTCTGGTACTTCCGCGCCGACATCCTGCGGTCCCCGCGCGAGTTCTTCTTCAAGGGGTTGTTCCCCCTGTTGGGCGGGCTCATGCTGACCGCCGCATTCGTGCAGTCGGCGATCGACATGTGGCAGGTCGATTACGGGTACACCGAGTTGCTCGGCATCGGCGGCACGTTCGTGATCGGTATCGGCTCCCTGGCCTTCGGCCTGGTGCTGATGTTCCTCTGGTACCTGTTCCCACGGTCGAAGCGGTTCTTCCGCGGCGAGAGCCTGAACCGCGACACCGAGGTCATGGTGCCCGACGAACCGGGCGACTTCATCCGCTCCATCGACGGCGGAGTCTGATCGGGGTGCCGTCGACCTAAGCTTGCTTCGTGCGCATCCGGCTCGATATCGCTTATGACGGCACCCACTTCCGGGGGTGGGCACGACAGCCGACGTTGCGCACGGTGCAGGGGACTCTGGAAGCTGCATTGGCACGCATCGTCGGCTCCGAGGTGCGCTTCGTCGTCGCCGGACGCACGGATGCCGGAGTGCATGCGCTCGGCCAGGTGGCCCATGTCGACCTCGACGACGCGCAGTGGGCGCGCATCGCCTCCCGGCAGGGGAGAGCCCCGCAGGATCCGGCGGCATCGATCGCCGCCCGGATGCGGGGTGTTCTCGGCGCGTACGCCGACGCCTCGGTGATCCGCTCCTCGATCGCTCCCGACGGCTTCGACGCGCGGTTCTCGGCCGTGTGGCGCCGGTACCGCTACCGGCTCGCCGATCAGTCCGCCGGTTACGATCCGTTGCGCCGACACGACACGACAGCCGTGCGTGGGCATCTCGACGAGACGGCGATGGATGCCGCAGCGCAGAGCCTGATCGGACTCCACGACTTCGCGGCGTACTGCAAGCCGCGCGACGAGGCGACGACGATCCGCACGCTACTCGACTACCGGTGGACCCGCGATGCCGAGGGCGTGCTCATCGCCGAGGTCAAGGCTGACGCGTTCTGCCACAGCATGGTGCGCGCGCTCGTCGGCGCCTGCGTTGCCGTGGGGGAGCAGCGCCTCGACGTCACCGACCTCGTGGTGCTGCGAGACGCACTCACCCGAACGAGCGAGTTCAAGGTGCTGGCCGCGCGGGGACTGACCCTGATGGAGGTCGGATACCCCGCCGATGACCTGCTCTCCGCGCGCGCGGAGCAGACCCGCGCTCGCCGCGACAGCGCGGGCGACTGAGCGAGGGTGGGATCCGCTCTGCGGCCGCCTCCCCACAAGGCGACCGCAGCGGCAGGAACGCCACCGCGGGGTCCCAGACTCGTCCACGGTGGCGACGGTTCGGCGAGTCGAGGGAGACTCGGACCGGAACCGTATGCTGAATCTACGTGAACGGCCTTCACGGGATGCCGGGGGAACTGTGACGGATGCGGACGGCGATCACCGCGGTGCGTTCGCCGCAGGGTTGCGTGCGGCGATCTCGGATCGCGGCGTCACTCTCGCCCGTCTGCAGGCGATGCTCGCCGACGACGGCAACCGCGTGTCGATGGCGACGCTGAGCTATTGGCGCTCGGGTGCCAGGCAGCCCGAAGGTGCACAATCGCTGGCGGCGATCGAGGGCATCGAGGACCGGCTCGGACTCGCACGGGGGCACCTCACCCGCCTGCTGAGGCCGTCGACCCGGCTCGGCCCCATCCCTCCTCCTCGGCTGCCGTTCGACGAGGCGCGGGAGCAGCGGGAGACGGCGGAGACGTTCGCCGCGCTGGGCTCCGCACCGCAGGACGCCTTGCGCGACCTCTCGACCCACGTCACGGTCCACGTCGGCCCGCACGGGGCGGTCGAGAAGATCGTGATGCGATCACTCGTGCAGTCGGTCAAAGGCGTGATCACCGAGATCCCGTTGATCGATGTGGCGCCGGAGGAGACCGAGATCATGTCGGTGATCTCCGAGGTCGTGGGCGGACGCATCGATCGCGAGTACCTGCATCCCGGACGACTGCTGTCGGGTGTGGTCATCGCACTCGACGAGCCGATCACCATGGGCTCCACGGCGCTCATCGAGTTCACCGAGACCTTCCCGCTCGACTACCCGGCGCGCCAGTCGGCGTGGCATGCGACCTCGAGACCGGCACGCGAGACGCTGATCTGGGTGCACTTCTCACCCGAGGCGCTGCCCAGCTGGTGCGAGGAGTACATCGAGGCCGACGACGAGTATGTCGCAACGATGCGTGCGCTGCGAGGGGACTCCGTGCATCTCGTGAGACACGGCTTCGGGCCCGGCGTCCTCGGATTGCGGTGGGGCTACGACAGCTGACGTCGCCGCGCCACCGTAGTGAAGGTCATCGGAATCGGGCATTCGCGTTACGCAGGATGACCGTCATTACGCGGGATTACCGCTGCCCCCGGTGCCCGCCCGCAGCCGTGATTCACTCTCGTCTGTGACTGATTCCCGTGTGAAGAAGAAGATCCTGTCCGCTCTCGGCCTGCTCGCCGCCGGCGCGTTGACGCTGTCGATGGCGGCCTGCTCGACGGGGGGAGACACCGCTGACGCCGCCGCCGGTGACGACACCGCGAGCAGCAAGATCGTGCTCGGCGCGGATGACGGAACCGAGGCGCACTGGACGATCCTCAAGGACAAGCTGGCGGAAGAGGGCATCGAACTCGAGGTGCGCACCATCAACGACGGCGTGCAGCTCAACCAGGGCGTGCAGGACGGCGAGCTGGACGTGAACCTGTTCCAGCACCTCATCTTCCTGTCGCAGTTCAACGTGAACAACGGCGGCACGCTCGTTCCCGTCGGCGCGACCGCCGTGTACCCGCTCGCGATCTACTCCGAGAAGTACGGCGACGTCGACGAGTTGCCCGAGGGCGCGACCGTCGCGCTGCCGAACAACCCGACGAACCTCGCCCGCGGCCTGCTGAACCTGCAGCGCGCGGGACTCGTCGAGCTGAAGGACGGCGGCAACAGCCTGTCCACGCCCGATGACATCGTCTCGAGCAAGGTGAAGGTGCTCCCGGTCGACGCGAACCAGACCGTCGCCGCTCTCAAGGACGGCAGTGCGCAGGCGGCGATCGTCAACAACACGCAGGCCCAGAAGGGCGGGCTCGGCGACGACCTGATCATCTTCAAGGAAGACCTCGACGATCCGGAGCTCGCTCCGTACATCAACGCCTTCGTGGTGCGCGATGACCAGAAGGACGACCCGCGCTGGGCGAAGCTGATCGCGGCGTACCACAGCCCCGAGGTCGAGGCTGCTGTCACCGAGCTGAACCAGGGCAACCTGCAGTTCAAGGCCGACTGGAGTGCAGAAGACCTCCAGGCCGAGCTGGCCGATCTCGAAGAGCAGCTGCGCGCCACGCAGTGACCTCGCACGACGGCGGACCCATGACAATCATCAGCTTCAACCGGGTTTCCAAGGGGTTTCCCGCGACCCGTCGTGGGTCTGCCGTCGCCGCACTCGAAGACGTCGACCTGCAGGTCGAGCGCGGCTCTATCGTCGGAGTGATCGGATACTCCGGAGCCGGTAAGTCGACACTGGTCCGCCTGGTCAACGGGTTGGAGAAGCCCACAGGCGGAACCGTCGACGTGCTCGGCGTCGACGTGGGATCCGCCTCCGAGACGGAGTTGAGGGGACTGCGCGGACGGATCGGGATGATCTTCCAGCAGTTCAATCTCTTCAACTCACGCACCGTGCGGGGAAACGTCGCCTATCCGCTCAAGGTCGCCGGCTGGAAGAAGCAGGACATCGGCCCCCGCGTCACCGAACTGCTCGACTTCGTCGGCATCGGAGACAAGGCGAACAGCTATCCGCGAGCGTTGTCGGGCGGGCAGAAGCAGCGCGTCGGCATCGCACGGGCCATCGCGGCCAACCCCGAGCTGCTGCTCGCCGATGAGGCCACGAGCGCACTCGACCCGCAGACGACCGGCGAGGTGCTCGCTCTGCTGAAAGAGATCAACCGCAAGCTGGGCATCACGATCGTCGTCATCACCCACCAGATCTCCGTCGTGCACGAGCTGTGCGACCAGGTGATCGTGATGGACGGGGGAAAGGTCGTCGACAGCGGCGACACGTATCGTGTCTTCGCCCACCCCCGCGCAGCGCTCACCGAACGATTCGTCGCCGCCGTGACTCAGGGCGTGCCCTCGGGGGAGACCCTGGACGCACTACTGGTCGGCGGCGGAACGCTGATCAGCGCCGACGTCAACGAGTTCACGAGTGAGCACATCGCCGAGGTCTTCGAGCGCCACGGCGTGCGGCACACCGTGGTCTTCGGTGGCGTCACCGACATCCGCGGGCGCCAGCTGGGAACGCTCACCTACCGCGCGCACGCCGATGCCGAGACCCTCGAGCCCGTCGTCGCCGAACTCGCATCGC
The sequence above is drawn from the Candidatus Microbacterium colombiense genome and encodes:
- a CDS encoding MDR family MFS transporter — protein: MSATATKDAPFLLTKRRIWIIFSALIAGMLLSSLDQTIVSTAMPTIVGQLGGVDHQVWITTAYLLATTIVMPIYGKFGDVLGRRNLFLIAIALFTLASVGCAFATDFWMFVVFRALQGLGGGGLMILSQAIIADIVPANERGKYMGPLGAVFGLSAVAGPLLGGFFVDHLTWQWAFYINIPVGIAAFIIAMVALKLPSKKAQKPIDIFGVIFLSIATTCLIFFTDFGGDKEFGWDSLATWAWGAGLVVAATAFIITESRVQDPIIPLSLFRNPIFINATAIGLVLGIGMFAAIGFVPTFLQMSSGTSAAASGLLMIPMMVGLIGTSIFSGIAISKTGKYKIYPIVGTILTGIAMVCMTTLSAATPIWLICVFLFVFGSGLGLIMQVVVLVVQNAVPSDEIGTATSTNNYFREVGASLGTAVFGTIFTTRLTENLLGVFAGAGASPDAASQAASTIDPSTLSSLPEEVREGIVTAYADALAPVFWYLVPFIVLAFVLSLFLKQIPLSDQAGLVARGEAISGEEAERLEAEQRGVAVASAVSTDLGDAGVDSEKRDTGNIPTPR
- a CDS encoding TetR/AcrR family transcriptional regulator → MSDSADSLREQRKRETSRSLTDIARRMTSENGFAGFTIEELCAEVGVSRRTFFNYFESKENAVFGFAVIDSRQEQLEAAFCAQGGDLLDDFIELTIGRFDLFNPLDDAPALFAVIEQEPRLLKAVFDQIAKNERRDMALIVDREGATPDVPLRAEVVVHTVGALVRLCMDQLLHHQSSEPFGNLLARRLEVARSAYAPSQKDH
- a CDS encoding Asp23/Gls24 family envelope stress response protein encodes the protein MATTANSTQVAAAAPAQVPATGKTTIEDGVVAKIAGIAAREVAGVYALGGGAARVVGAIRDALNTTDLSQGITVEVGETQVAVDVTIVAEYPVSLQKVADDVRAAIHRVMVELVGMDVVEINVTINDVHIPADDADAAPATRV
- a CDS encoding CsbD family protein, which produces MSAEDKIKAAAEKISGKAKEVVGNVTNDDKLVAEGKAEQAKGNVRDAAENVKDAFKK
- a CDS encoding GlsB/YeaQ/YmgE family stress response membrane protein — protein: MGFFAFLILGLLAGAIAKLILPGKQRGGWFVTLLLGVVGAMLGGWLGGLLFNVGLDSFFSLTTWVLAIGGSLVVLLVYGVITGRRSRA
- a CDS encoding sigma-70 family RNA polymerase sigma factor; translation: MVGERFHSALEEANDGIIAGRAIDGDVAAFAVLVRRYTPMMRAYTQRMLNASADVDDIVQEAFVTAWQRFSELEDPSKVKSWLMRIVSRKAVDRIRSLRPIVDVDDVDQEAPSHASPPRVAEARAGVAELGAALRELPDAQRECWVLREIGGYSYDEISDELGISASTARGLLARARKYMIVRMEEWR
- a CDS encoding SDR family oxidoreductase, with amino-acid sequence MTILVTGATGNLGRLIIASLLERGAAPQSIVAGVRDVAKAADLSALGVRVAVVDYDQPATITAALDGVDAVALVSGSEVGRRVAQHEAVINAAKAAGITKFVYTSAPKAPTSDLVLAPEHKATEELIAAAGLPAVILRNNWYTENYAADLARAAETGVLAAGVGDGRVASASRKDFAEAVAVVLLEDGHLGQAYELGGDVAWNYSDLASAIAEVTGRPVEYHPLTAEEQTAALTAAGLDAGTVGFVVALDAGIRGGALGDTDGTLARLIGRPTTPLVEGLRAIA
- a CDS encoding helix-turn-helix domain-containing protein; the encoded protein is MTVSFAQIKETAPMLFEQGCGTRVILDHIMSKWGVLVLSSLSDGTRRWGALRREVDGISEKMLASTLRTLTDDGLVHRESFPSVPPHVEYSLTPLGRDLMERMLPLVEWVADNADGMLRRTP
- a CDS encoding APC family permease, with the translated sequence MSTTPIRLERPEGKGLATGTLGLWGSTVIGLASTAPVYSLVASLGFVVIAVGAQAPIAFVIAFVPMLLIAFAYRELNNAVPDCGTTFTWGTKAFGPWVGWMGGWGVAVAGMVVLANLAQIASVYFWSLIGQDLENNDWRVVVLAVAFIAAMTWVSWRGVEIGERIQNILLGIQYLALAIFVVTALWQFFAGSAPGATAFDWEWMNPFAFTDWSGFTEAILLALFIYWGWDTCLALNEETKDPKRIPGRAALLTTVILLFTYVTVTIAAMMYAGLGETGTGLGNEANADDFFLAIKDGLLGPFGWVLVVAVIISAISSTQTTILPTARGTLAMGVYRALPAKFKDVHPTYKTPSFSTIVMGVVASVYYVGMTLISDNILQDSILSLGLAIAFYYAITGFACVWYFRADILRSPREFFFKGLFPLLGGLMLTAAFVQSAIDMWQVDYGYTELLGIGGTFVIGIGSLAFGLVLMFLWYLFPRSKRFFRGESLNRDTEVMVPDEPGDFIRSIDGGV
- the truA gene encoding tRNA pseudouridine(38-40) synthase TruA, which encodes MRIRLDIAYDGTHFRGWARQPTLRTVQGTLEAALARIVGSEVRFVVAGRTDAGVHALGQVAHVDLDDAQWARIASRQGRAPQDPAASIAARMRGVLGAYADASVIRSSIAPDGFDARFSAVWRRYRYRLADQSAGYDPLRRHDTTAVRGHLDETAMDAAAQSLIGLHDFAAYCKPRDEATTIRTLLDYRWTRDAEGVLIAEVKADAFCHSMVRALVGACVAVGEQRLDVTDLVVLRDALTRTSEFKVLAARGLTLMEVGYPADDLLSARAEQTRARRDSAGD
- a CDS encoding MetQ/NlpA family ABC transporter substrate-binding protein; this encodes MTDSRVKKKILSALGLLAAGALTLSMAACSTGGDTADAAAGDDTASSKIVLGADDGTEAHWTILKDKLAEEGIELEVRTINDGVQLNQGVQDGELDVNLFQHLIFLSQFNVNNGGTLVPVGATAVYPLAIYSEKYGDVDELPEGATVALPNNPTNLARGLLNLQRAGLVELKDGGNSLSTPDDIVSSKVKVLPVDANQTVAALKDGSAQAAIVNNTQAQKGGLGDDLIIFKEDLDDPELAPYINAFVVRDDQKDDPRWAKLIAAYHSPEVEAAVTELNQGNLQFKADWSAEDLQAELADLEEQLRATQ